A stretch of Phragmites australis chromosome 12, lpPhrAust1.1, whole genome shotgun sequence DNA encodes these proteins:
- the LOC133886358 gene encoding senescence-specific cysteine protease SAG39-like, producing MDLLLYIAVVAIRVRVWMLVTISRYQDVPSDDEAALTSAVTNQPVFVTIDAHNFQFYHGGVMTADSCGTDLNHAVTAIGYGTMEDGSKYWLHKNQWGETWGEGGYMRLE from the exons ATGGACCTCCTCCTCTATATCGCAGTGGTGGCTATCAGAGTGCGGGTGTGGATGCTT GTAACGATCAGCAGGTACCAGGACGTGCCTAGCGACGACGAGGCGGCGCTCACCTCGGCGGTAACCAACCAGCCGGTCTTCGTGACCATCGACGCGCACAACTTCCAGTTCTACCACGGCGGCGTGATGACCGCGGACAGCTGCGGCACAGACTTGAACCATGCGGTGACGGCGATCGGGTACGGCACTATGGAGGACGGGAGCAAGTACTGGCTGCACAAGAACCAGTGGGGGGAAACCTGGGGCGAGGGAGGGTACATGAGGCTCGAG